From Serinicoccus profundi, the proteins below share one genomic window:
- a CDS encoding PP2C family protein-serine/threonine phosphatase, with protein MSDPTPDTMPDEPTARIPAPSRSATEQPLQPPDEPQPLQPPDEPQPLQPPDEPQPLQPPEEPQPESAPVEPEEEPAPFSGGPPPLPEPMLVLDGDLPPADVAPQQEQVDHGTCTSCGGAYDEEGWCTQCGERRADPRHHVTAAPSSAVAGVCDRGRRHRDNEDAMALWADDAEPDRAVLVVCDGVSSAPRSAEASLAAAQAALEVLVGDGDPQERHERAAEAAADAVIEVAAAHPGESPSCTYVSAVVHQGRASVASIGDSRAYWLPDDSEPLRLTSDDSMAEEQVQAGISRAEAEAGPLGHTITRWLGPDAPDHRPATVEHDVSSPGWLMLCSDGLWNYASEPTDLAAVVRAVAGRTGDSPGELAQGLVDWANEQGGADNITVALARCGAARQDGRHG; from the coding sequence ATGAGCGACCCGACCCCCGACACGATGCCGGACGAGCCGACGGCACGCATCCCTGCGCCGTCCCGCTCCGCGACGGAGCAGCCGCTCCAGCCGCCCGACGAGCCGCAGCCCCTCCAGCCGCCCGACGAGCCGCAGCCCCTCCAGCCACCGGACGAGCCGCAGCCGCTCCAGCCACCGGAGGAGCCGCAGCCCGAGTCGGCCCCCGTGGAGCCCGAGGAGGAGCCCGCGCCGTTCAGTGGTGGCCCACCGCCGCTGCCCGAGCCGATGCTCGTGCTGGACGGTGACCTTCCCCCCGCCGACGTGGCACCGCAGCAGGAGCAGGTCGACCACGGCACCTGCACCTCCTGCGGCGGCGCCTACGACGAGGAGGGCTGGTGCACGCAGTGCGGCGAGCGACGCGCGGACCCCCGTCATCACGTCACCGCGGCCCCCTCGTCGGCCGTGGCAGGGGTCTGCGACCGGGGGCGCCGGCACCGCGACAACGAGGACGCCATGGCGTTGTGGGCCGACGACGCCGAGCCCGACCGGGCCGTCCTCGTGGTCTGCGACGGCGTGTCCAGCGCGCCCCGGTCGGCGGAGGCGAGCCTGGCGGCCGCGCAGGCTGCACTGGAGGTGCTCGTCGGGGACGGCGACCCGCAGGAGCGGCACGAGCGCGCCGCGGAGGCTGCCGCCGACGCAGTGATCGAGGTCGCGGCCGCCCATCCCGGCGAGTCACCGTCGTGCACCTACGTCAGCGCGGTCGTCCACCAGGGTCGGGCGAGCGTGGCCTCGATCGGCGACAGCCGGGCCTACTGGCTGCCCGACGACAGCGAGCCGCTGCGGCTGACCAGTGACGACTCCATGGCCGAGGAGCAGGTCCAGGCGGGGATCTCCCGCGCCGAGGCCGAGGCCGGCCCGCTGGGCCACACCATCACCCGGTGGCTGGGCCCCGACGCCCCCGACCACCGGCCCGCGACCGTGGAGCACGACGTCTCCTCCCCCGGGTGGTTGATGCTGTGCAGCGACGGGCTGTGGAACTACGCCTCCGAGCCGACCGATCTCGCTGCGGTCGTGCGCGCCGTCGCTGGACGGACCGGCGACTCCCCCGGTGAGCTCGCCCAGGGCCTCGTGGACTGGGCCAACGAGCAGGGCGGGGCCGACAACATCACGGTCGCCCTCGCCCGCTGCGGCGCGGCGAGGCAGGATGGTCGGCATGGCTGA
- a CDS encoding serine/threonine-protein kinase, with protein MTACQEPGCTGSYEDGWCNVCGAPEPRQAPIEATPVRPQPAADPGRGTGDAAASGRGATTGADGADPAQGSVQVVATPAPGQTQQAVSAARVRRRRAGAAGRRSRLGLGLTDVPDVPVTDPTEKLMVDPRVPEDRRTCPVCGADVGRGAGQEEGRQQGFCPQCRAPYSFTPKLQPGELVAGQYENVGALAHGGMGWIYLGRDKNVSDRFVVLKGLLNTGDEDALDAAVAEQQFLAQVKHPLIVEIYNTVQHDEDAYTVMEHVGGRSLKQLLQDRMAQAGRYTPFPVDQALAYVIEALPAFTHLHDLGLLYCDFKPDNLIHEGDGIKLIDLGGVRRQDDLDSPIYGTVGYQAPEVAEVGPSVASDIYTIGRTLCVLTFEFRGYQSEYVHSLPPMSRVPAFTEHDAFYRVVARCCAPDPNDRFLSVEELRSQLIGVLRQVVAASGADRPATLSAHSPAFEPPVTTGETLSWWELPELKRDDTDPMLDWIAGQSSNDPQATFGALRKAPEETPEVFLARARAGIRIGQATWVEDAVRGLLALDPWDWRGSWMRGLWALSQAEGDDVRERAQEAGGYFAAVRDALPGEIAPRMALALATELAGYDQAAELDYERAWRTDAAYVAPAAFGLHRVRLQRGDVDGAITALDSVPASSRAHPRARWLRAELLRRRGGLADLRESMNSVHRLTLDPRQRAQFNAVVFEQALATVTEHGPKPDWQVGEVTLTRDALQRALEQEYRVLADYTPDPQERAGLIDRANAVRPWSWT; from the coding sequence ATGACCGCCTGTCAGGAGCCGGGGTGCACCGGCAGCTACGAGGACGGCTGGTGCAACGTCTGCGGCGCGCCCGAGCCGCGGCAGGCGCCGATCGAGGCGACGCCGGTGCGTCCGCAGCCCGCGGCCGACCCCGGGCGTGGCACGGGTGACGCGGCGGCGTCAGGGCGAGGCGCCACCACGGGGGCCGATGGCGCCGACCCGGCGCAGGGATCCGTCCAGGTCGTGGCCACCCCGGCCCCCGGGCAGACCCAGCAGGCGGTCAGCGCGGCCCGCGTGCGTCGTCGACGGGCCGGGGCGGCCGGTCGACGTTCCCGCCTGGGCCTCGGGCTGACCGACGTGCCCGACGTGCCGGTCACCGACCCGACCGAGAAGCTCATGGTCGACCCGCGGGTCCCCGAGGACCGGCGCACGTGCCCGGTCTGCGGTGCCGACGTCGGTCGCGGCGCCGGGCAGGAGGAGGGCCGCCAGCAGGGTTTCTGCCCGCAGTGCCGCGCGCCCTACTCCTTCACCCCCAAGCTGCAGCCGGGCGAGCTCGTCGCGGGGCAGTACGAGAACGTCGGGGCGCTCGCGCACGGCGGGATGGGCTGGATCTACCTCGGGCGCGACAAGAACGTCTCGGACCGTTTCGTCGTGCTCAAGGGCCTGCTCAACACCGGCGACGAGGACGCCCTGGACGCCGCGGTCGCCGAGCAGCAGTTCCTCGCCCAGGTCAAGCACCCGCTCATCGTCGAGATCTACAACACCGTCCAGCACGACGAGGACGCCTACACCGTCATGGAGCACGTCGGCGGCCGCTCGCTCAAGCAGCTGCTGCAGGACCGGATGGCGCAGGCCGGGCGCTACACCCCCTTCCCCGTCGACCAGGCCCTCGCCTACGTCATCGAGGCGCTGCCGGCCTTCACCCACCTGCACGACCTCGGTCTGCTCTACTGCGACTTCAAGCCGGACAACCTCATCCACGAGGGCGACGGCATCAAGCTCATCGACCTCGGCGGGGTGCGCCGCCAGGACGACCTGGACTCCCCCATCTACGGCACCGTCGGCTACCAGGCTCCCGAGGTCGCCGAGGTCGGACCGTCGGTCGCCTCCGACATCTACACGATCGGGCGCACCCTGTGCGTCCTGACCTTCGAGTTCCGCGGCTACCAGAGCGAGTACGTCCACTCCCTGCCGCCGATGTCGAGGGTCCCCGCCTTCACCGAGCACGACGCGTTCTACCGCGTCGTCGCACGCTGCTGCGCCCCGGACCCCAACGACCGCTTCCTCTCCGTGGAGGAGCTGCGCAGCCAGCTCATCGGGGTGCTGCGCCAGGTCGTCGCCGCCAGCGGCGCCGACCGACCCGCCACCCTCTCGGCGCACAGCCCCGCCTTCGAGCCACCAGTCACGACCGGGGAGACGTTGTCGTGGTGGGAGCTGCCCGAGCTCAAGCGGGACGACACCGACCCGATGCTCGACTGGATCGCGGGGCAGTCGAGCAACGACCCGCAGGCGACCTTCGGGGCGCTGCGCAAGGCCCCCGAGGAGACGCCCGAGGTCTTCCTCGCCCGGGCCCGCGCGGGGATCCGCATCGGCCAGGCCACGTGGGTCGAGGACGCCGTCCGCGGGCTGCTCGCGCTGGACCCGTGGGACTGGCGCGGGTCGTGGATGCGCGGCCTGTGGGCGCTGTCCCAGGCCGAGGGCGATGACGTGCGGGAGCGGGCCCAGGAGGCGGGCGGCTACTTCGCAGCGGTGCGTGATGCCCTCCCCGGCGAGATCGCCCCGCGGATGGCGCTCGCGCTCGCGACCGAGCTGGCCGGCTACGACCAGGCCGCCGAGCTCGACTACGAGCGGGCGTGGCGGACCGACGCCGCGTATGTCGCACCCGCCGCGTTCGGTCTGCACCGGGTGCGCCTCCAACGCGGCGACGTCGACGGGGCGATCACCGCCCTGGACTCGGTGCCCGCGAGCAGCCGGGCCCATCCCCGGGCGCGGTGGTTGCGGGCCGAGCTGCTGCGTCGTCGCGGCGGTCTGGCCGACCTGCGGGAGTCGATGAACTCGGTCCACCGGCTCACCCTCGACCCCCGCCAGCGGGCGCAGTTCAACGCCGTGGTCTTCGAGCAGGCCCTCGCCACGGTCACCGAGCACGGCCCGAAGCCGGACTGGCAGGTGGGCGAGGTCACCCTCACCCGCGACGCCCTGCAACGCGCCCTGGAGCAGGAGTACCGCGTCCTCGCCGACTACACCCCCGACCCGCAGGAGCGGGCCGGGCTCATCGACCGCGCCAACGCGGTCCGTCCCTGGAGCTGGACATGA